Below is a genomic region from Hylemonella gracilis.
GATGGTCTGGTAGACATTGCGGACCGAGCGGTCGATGAAGACCGAGTTGTCATTGGCGATGTCAATGCTGATGTCGGATGGCAGGTCGGCCTGCAGGCGGGGGATGGCGGCCCGTACCTCGCGTGACAGGTCCAGCGGGTTGGCCGTGGCCTGGCGAATCACGCCCGCGGAGATGGCGTCCAGTCCGTTCAGGCGCACGGTGCTGCGCTCGTCGGCCGGGCCCTCGACCACCTGGGCCACGTCTCCCAGCTTGACCGGAAAGCCGTTGACGCTCTTGATCACGACGGCCGCGAACTGCTCGGCACGCGCGAGGTCGGTCAACGAGGTGACGCTGAATTCACGTTGCTGTGATTCGATGCGGCCAGCCGGCAGCTCCAGGTTGCTGCGGCGGATGGCGTCCTCCACCTCCTGCGTGGTCAGGCCGTAACCGGCCATGCGGTCCGGGTCCAGCCAGACACGCATGGCGTAACGACGCTCGCCATAGATGCTCACGTCGGCCACGCCGGTGACGGTCTGCAGCCGCGGCTTGACGATTCGGTTGACGAGGTCGTTGATCTCCAGTCGGCTGCGGCTCTCGCTGGTGAAGGCCAGCCAGATGACGGGCGAGGCGTCGGCCTCGACCTTGGCGATCACCGGTTCGTCGATCTCGGCGGGCAGTCGACGACGCACGCGGGAGGCGCGGTCACGCACCTCGGCGGCGGCGGCATCCGCGTCCTTCTCCAGCTTGAAACGCACGGTGATCTGGCTGCGTTCCGGTCGGCTGATGGAGGTAAGCACGTCCACGCCGTCGATGCCGGCGATGGAATCCTCCAGGGGCTTGGTCACCTGCGACTCGATCACCTCGGCCGAGGCGCCCGCATAGGAGGTCGACACGGTGACCACGGGTTCGTCGATCTTGGGGTACTCGCGCACCGACAGACGCGAGAAGCTGACCGCGCCGATGAGCACGATGAGCAGCGAGAGCACGGTCGCGAAGACCGGTCGGCGGATGGACAGTTCGGCGAGTTGCATGGGGCGGCGTCAGACTGGCGTGGCGCGCCAGTCAGCAGGATTCGGAGAGCGAGCCGCCGAACTTACCACCGAAACATGAAGGGGGCGTAAATCCCAAGCCTGCGCTCAGCCTTCCTGACGCCGGGGTTCCTCGGTGTCGGCGGGCTCGGTGGTCTGGGGTTGCGTCTGGTCGTGGTTGTGCAGGTCGTCGATCAGTTCGGCACGGGCCCGCCGGTAGTCGGCCCGGCTGATCATGCCGCTGGCGTACTGGCGTGACAAGGTTTTCAGATTGGTGTGCATGGTCGAATCTCCGTTGTTCATACCGGTCAGCGCGCGGGCACGACCGGCGCGGGCGCCGCAGCGGAAGAAGTGGGTGCCTCGGCCTGCAGCAGCGGTTTCTGCACATCCTCCAGCAACAGGCGGAAACCCGTGACCTCGTCCGCCCGGCCCGTATGGTCGCGCACGAAGTTCAAGCTGCATTCGGCATGGGGGTCCTGATAGGAAGCACCAACCGCCTGCAGGCGGTCGCCGGTGAGCACGAGCTCCTGGGCGTTGCCGATGAAGTTCTGCAAGCCCCAGCCGTTCTGGTGGCCGCTGGACACCGACGTCAGCTGGTCGCCCTTGAGGACCTGCCCGCCCAGGCGCACGGTGCAGTTGTAATCCTTGGGGGGCTGCTGTCCGGCGGCGCCGGCGGCATGCAGCCATTCCGCGCGCGTGGGCAGGCGGTAGGTCTTGCCCGTGCGCTCGGACAACCAGGCGGTGTAGGCAAGCACCTCCTTCTCGCTCAGGCCGACCTTGGGCAGGGTCTTGGCCTTGCGATCGTCCACCGGGCACTGGCCACTGAAGAAGCAGAACTTGTTGTAATCCTCGTTGGACACCTCGTACTTGCTGACGGCGAAGTACTTCCCACCGGAGGCCGCGGCGCCACGCTCGCCCATGGGCGGCACCACCACCATCAGGGGGCCGCGCACCCGGTCGTGCAGCATGTCGAAACAGATGGCGCGCGCCCGTCGCCCCAGGCCGGCCAGGCTGTCAGTACAGGGCGTGGTGCTCTGGATCGGCGTCCAGGCCTGCCCCGCCACGTCCGCGCCGGTGACGCCCTTGCTGCTCGTCAGGCTGCGGATGTCGGCGTCGCGCTGCAGGATGCGCCCTTGCCAGCGTTGCGCCGCCATCTTCTGGCTCAAGGTGGAGATGGCGCCCCGGTAGGTCGGGTTGTCGGACCAGAGCTGGCGTGCCGCGCCCAATTGCTCGCGTGCCTTGTCGTATTCGCCCGCGTCCATGCTGGCCTGGAACTGTGCGTAGGTGGTCGCCGCTTCGTCCTTGCGGGTCTTGAGGTCCTTGGCGAAATCGGCCACCTCCGGGTGATCGGGCAGGCGCTTGCGCGCGGTTTCCAGCATGCCCTGGGCTTCGTTGAGTCGCCCGGTGCTGAGGGCGGCACGGGCGGTGCGGCCATCAATCCAGGGCGGTGGCGCAAGCTGCGAGCGCAGCTGCGTGAGCCGTGTGTTGTCCGGAAACAGGATGGCGGCACGCGTGGCCAAGCTCTCTGCCTGCGAGCGGCTGGTGGACTGCCCTCCCTGGGCCAGGGATGCGACGCGATCGATCAGCATGCCGGTGTACTGACGCTCCAGATCGGGATACCGATCTGGGACGAAGTTGCGCACCTCGTCGAGCATGCGCTGCGCCCCCGGCGTGTCGAAATGCTGGGCGTCGCTGAAAAGACGGTTGAGCGCGATGATGTTGTATTCGGCCACGTTGCGCTCGCGCACCTGCTGCAGCCGGATTTCGTTGGGCGACACCACCAGGCCACGCTCGGCCAACTTCACCGCTTTCTGGTATTCGCCCGCGTTGCCCTGATTGCGCGCCAGCTCCAGGTAGGCCTCGGTCATGGCCTCGGCCGCGGTCACGGTGAAGAAGGGGTCGCGCTCGCTGAGGTACTGCTTCAGCTCCGCCAGCGTGGACTCGGCCGCGTCCATTTCGCGGGCCCGGGTTTCCAGCAGCAGGCTGTTCTGCAGACCAGTGACGCGGGCCTGCTGGGCCAGTTGTTCGCGCTCACCCAGGAATTTCTTGTAGGCTGCGTCGATGCGTTCACGCGCCTGCCCCACGCGGACGGGATCCAGGCGCAGGGGACGGATGTCATCGACGATGGCCTGGGCCAGGCTGTAACGGCGCGCGGCCTCCAGAGTCTGGATGCGCGCGAGGTAGATTTCAGCGAGCTTGCCCTTCGCGGCCTCCCAGCGCGGGTTCAGCGCGGCACCCAGGTCCTGCTGCTGGCGCGCCAGGTAGAGGCTCAATTGCAGGACTTCGGATTGCCAGTCCGCTTCTCCCTTGCCGTCCTTGCCCTCTTTGGGCGGCGCTGCCAGCCGTTGCTCCAGCTCGCGCAAGGCATCGTCGAGACCGAAGCCCTGCTGAGCCAGTTGCGTGTGCAGACCGAGCGCGAGCAGCACGTGACGATCCGCCTGCGGGGCGCCGGTCCGCTGCACGGCCGCGACCTGCTGGTTGCGTTGCTGCTCATCCTTGGCGCGCTGCCAGCGGTCTTGCGTGTTGATCAGGTCGATGTCGTCCGGCAGGCGCGCCAGGCTGGCGTCCAGGTAGGTACGCGCCTTGTCCAGGTCCCCGATGTTGATGGCCTCCTGGGCGTTGGTGGCGTAGGCATCCGGGATGCGTGGGTCACGCAGCAGTTCGTGCTTGGGCGCCACCGACTCGACCGTGGCCATGATCTCGGTGATCGCGCGCCCCGGATTCTTGGGGTCCGGCAAGAGCCACTCGCTCTTGAGGGCCGCATTCAGTTTTTGGCCCAGCAGGTGCAGGTAGCGGTTGCGCTGCAACTCGACGTAGGCGGTCTGGTCGGTCAGCGCAGCCGAGTCCGGAAACAGCAGGGCCATGCGCTGCAGTTCCCGCTCGGCGCTGGCGAAGTCGTACTTGCGCTCTTCCAGATTGATCGCAGCGTTGATGCGCTGGCGAAAATAGGCTTGAAACACCTCACGCCCGCCTTCGGCAATGCGTGCGCGTGCCGTCACGCCAAACTGCGGCAGGCGCCCGATGGCCTGCTCCAGCAGATCGGCCTGGCCGGTTTTCACGTCGGTGATGAGGCTCTGGACGCGCAAGTCCTCCAGATAATTGACGACGGGGTTGTAGGCTGCGATCGCCAGCACGATGGAGAAGGCGCTGCCCAGAACCCAGGGGTTCTTGTGCCAATTGGCCTTGCCTTCCAGTTCGACCAGGAACTGCTCCACCGTGGGCGTGCGCTTTTCCTTCTCGAAGGCCAGGCCGTGCCACAGGCCCTTCATCTGGCGCTTCTTGAGGTTCTTGATAGGCGCCGGGATCAGCTTGGCTTCCTGCGCCTGCAGGGCCGATTTCTTGTTGAAGGGGTGGTAACCCGTCAGCAACTCATAGGCCACGCAGGCCAGGGCGTACAGGTCGTCCTGCGTGGAAGGGTCCTTGCCCTGCAGCATTTCCAGCGAGGCGTAGGCCGGCGTGAGGGCGCCGAGCGAGCCGGCGTCGAATTCACCGTCCTTGTCGTTGTCCTTTTTCTCGCCCCCCTTCTCGCCGCCGCTGGCGGCGCGGGCGATGCCAAAGTCCAGGGTCTTGACCACGCCGTCGTCGCAGAGGAAGGCGTTGCCCGGCT
It encodes:
- a CDS encoding protein kinase domain-containing protein, with amino-acid sequence MVDPHRLLDDLARTELALPELLGVMPGLVQRRAFTLQQMHEALDEYLSAGRLSADTVERIRQYLPETQPGDEPEDGPVDEDDDDEADGAATVVAYPQASGIGASVPAPPSHPPEDEDDGAATVVAYPRPTSPGGPPSDEPPEDEEDGGGATIIAYPGGTGPRGPGVDPVGGEDDEAPTLVSNTLAPSTTDNFTHAPTSPTGYREQTQQSTGSTSNQTSRASQLSWDLHGATSPQLQKLGPGSIIKERFILDKVLGAGGMGKVFQARDLLKVEAKDSNPYVAMKVLTEDFKAHPQAFIALQREASRQQKLAHPNIATVYDFDRIGMTGTQVFITMELLVGKPLDTYIRKVVRPKGGLPFEEAFPIIQQLGSALIYAHKQGLVHSDFKPGNAFLCDDGVVKTLDFGIARAASGGEKGGEKKDNDKDGEFDAGSLGALTPAYASLEMLQGKDPSTQDDLYALACVAYELLTGYHPFNKKSALQAQEAKLIPAPIKNLKKRQMKGLWHGLAFEKEKRTPTVEQFLVELEGKANWHKNPWVLGSAFSIVLAIAAYNPVVNYLEDLRVQSLITDVKTGQADLLEQAIGRLPQFGVTARARIAEGGREVFQAYFRQRINAAINLEERKYDFASAERELQRMALLFPDSAALTDQTAYVELQRNRYLHLLGQKLNAALKSEWLLPDPKNPGRAITEIMATVESVAPKHELLRDPRIPDAYATNAQEAINIGDLDKARTYLDASLARLPDDIDLINTQDRWQRAKDEQQRNQQVAAVQRTGAPQADRHVLLALGLHTQLAQQGFGLDDALRELEQRLAAPPKEGKDGKGEADWQSEVLQLSLYLARQQQDLGAALNPRWEAAKGKLAEIYLARIQTLEAARRYSLAQAIVDDIRPLRLDPVRVGQARERIDAAYKKFLGEREQLAQQARVTGLQNSLLLETRAREMDAAESTLAELKQYLSERDPFFTVTAAEAMTEAYLELARNQGNAGEYQKAVKLAERGLVVSPNEIRLQQVRERNVAEYNIIALNRLFSDAQHFDTPGAQRMLDEVRNFVPDRYPDLERQYTGMLIDRVASLAQGGQSTSRSQAESLATRAAILFPDNTRLTQLRSQLAPPPWIDGRTARAALSTGRLNEAQGMLETARKRLPDHPEVADFAKDLKTRKDEAATTYAQFQASMDAGEYDKAREQLGAARQLWSDNPTYRGAISTLSQKMAAQRWQGRILQRDADIRSLTSSKGVTGADVAGQAWTPIQSTTPCTDSLAGLGRRARAICFDMLHDRVRGPLMVVVPPMGERGAAASGGKYFAVSKYEVSNEDYNKFCFFSGQCPVDDRKAKTLPKVGLSEKEVLAYTAWLSERTGKTYRLPTRAEWLHAAGAAGQQPPKDYNCTVRLGGQVLKGDQLTSVSSGHQNGWGLQNFIGNAQELVLTGDRLQAVGASYQDPHAECSLNFVRDHTGRADEVTGFRLLLEDVQKPLLQAEAPTSSAAAPAPVVPAR